One Burkholderiales bacterium DNA segment encodes these proteins:
- a CDS encoding FAD-binding protein, with amino-acid sequence MTSAAQGDRTTAPAASAAAGLIDRLRAILPRESLLTQSEDRRPYETDGLSAYRELPMLVALPETEAQVQEVLRACFEARVPVVARGAGTGLSGGALPHAQGVLLSLSKFMRILDIDPLARTARVQPGVRNLAISEAVAPYGLYYAPDPSSQIACSIGGNVAENSGGVHCLKYGLTVHNILKLRVITIEGELLEIGSDALDSAGYDLLALMTGSEGMLGVITEITVKLLPKPERAQVVLAAFDDIALAGNAVADIIAAGIIPAGLEMMDKPAIRAVEQFVHAGYPLDASAILLCESDGTAEDVAHEIAHVTALLEAGGATEVRCSRDDAEREKFWSGRKASFAAVGRISPDYYCMDGTIPRKRLGETLQAIAALEQKYNLRCANVFHAGDGNLHPLILYDANKPDELHRTEQFGGEILELCVKLGGTITGEHGVGIEKINQMCVQFGSAELDAFNAVKRAFDEHGLLNPGKAVPTLHRCAEFGRMHVHAGQEKFPELPRF; translated from the coding sequence ATGACTTCAGCTGCCCAGGGCGACCGAACGACAGCGCCAGCCGCATCTGCCGCCGCCGGGCTGATCGATCGCCTGCGCGCAATCCTGCCGCGCGAATCGCTGCTGACGCAGAGCGAGGATCGCCGGCCGTACGAAACCGACGGCCTGTCGGCCTATCGCGAATTGCCGATGCTGGTCGCGTTGCCGGAAACCGAAGCGCAGGTGCAGGAGGTGCTGCGCGCGTGTTTCGAGGCGCGCGTACCGGTCGTCGCGCGCGGCGCGGGCACCGGATTGTCGGGGGGCGCCTTGCCGCATGCGCAGGGCGTGCTGTTGTCGCTGTCGAAATTCATGCGCATCCTCGATATCGATCCGCTGGCGCGAACCGCGCGCGTGCAACCCGGCGTGCGCAATCTGGCGATTTCGGAAGCGGTGGCGCCCTACGGCTTGTACTACGCGCCCGACCCTTCGAGCCAGATTGCGTGCAGCATCGGCGGCAACGTCGCCGAAAATTCGGGCGGCGTGCATTGCCTGAAATACGGTCTGACCGTGCACAATATTCTGAAGCTGCGCGTCATCACGATCGAAGGCGAGCTGCTTGAGATCGGCAGCGATGCGCTCGACTCGGCGGGCTACGATCTGCTCGCGCTAATGACCGGATCGGAGGGCATGCTCGGCGTGATTACCGAAATCACCGTCAAGCTGCTGCCGAAGCCAGAGCGCGCGCAAGTCGTACTGGCGGCCTTCGACGACATCGCGCTGGCCGGCAACGCGGTCGCCGATATCATCGCCGCCGGCATCATACCGGCCGGCCTCGAAATGATGGACAAGCCGGCGATCCGCGCCGTCGAGCAATTCGTGCACGCTGGTTATCCGCTCGACGCCTCGGCGATTCTGCTGTGCGAATCGGACGGCACCGCCGAGGATGTCGCTCACGAAATCGCCCACGTCACCGCGCTGCTCGAAGCCGGCGGCGCGACCGAAGTGCGCTGCTCGCGTGACGATGCCGAACGGGAAAAATTCTGGTCCGGGCGTAAAGCCTCGTTTGCCGCGGTCGGCCGCATTTCGCCGGATTACTATTGCATGGACGGCACGATTCCGCGCAAGCGCCTCGGCGAAACCCTGCAGGCGATCGCAGCGCTCGAACAGAAATACAATTTGCGTTGCGCCAATGTGTTTCACGCCGGAGACGGCAATCTGCATCCGCTGATTCTGTACGACGCCAACAAGCCGGATGAATTGCACCGGACCGAACAATTCGGCGGCGAAATCCTCGAGCTGTGCGTCAAGCTTGGTGGCACAATTACGGGCGAGCACGGGGTCGGCATCGAGAAGATCAATCAGATGTGCGTGCAGTTCGGAAGCGCCGAACTCGACGCATTCAACGCCGTGAAGCGCGCGTTCGACGAACACGGCTTGCTGAATCCGGGCAAAGCGGTGCCGACCCTGCATCGCTGCGCGGAATTCGGCCGCATGCATGTGCACGCGGGGCAGGAGAAGTTTCCCGAGTTGCCGAGGTTTTAA